The following are from one region of the Centroberyx gerrardi isolate f3 chromosome 16, fCenGer3.hap1.cur.20231027, whole genome shotgun sequence genome:
- the tmem129 gene encoding E3 ubiquitin-protein ligase TM129: MESPQVTFTLAYIVFALCFVFTPNEFRSAGLTIQNLFSSWLGSEDIGFIQYHVKRTSITILVHSTLPLGYYMGMCIAAPEKNLGYIHQVSDSWQAFLLISFCLQLASWTLIIYWSRLHWSNHPISRALQAHSLPPHSAWGTVATSINTEFRRIDKFATGAPEARVIITDTWVLKVTTYHVYVALQSDSHLTVTESRQHQLSPDSASPTQILTLRVDSINPAVRPFDIRLNSTEYAELREKLHAPIRNAANVVIHQTISDLFLETFKAQVELNQSYTLPSGQDLEPCIGCMQVPAGTKLIRLCREDGGDNDSECQQCFCRPMWCLSCLGRWFASRQDQQRPETWLASRVPCPTCRAKFCILDVCVVH; the protein is encoded by the exons ATGGAGAGCCCACAAGTAACGTTCACTTTGGCTTACATAGTATTCGCTCTCTGCTTCGTGTTTACGCCTAACGAGTTCCGTTCGGCCGGTCTAACAATTCAGAACCTGTTTTCGTCCTGGCTAGGAAGTGAGGATATCGGCTTCATCCAGTACCACGTAAAAAGGACCAGCATTACCATACTGGTCCACTCTACACTGCCTCTGG GTTACTACATGGGGATGTGTATCGCTGCTCCTGAAAAAAACCTGGGATATATCCACCAG GTGAGTGACAGCTGGCAagccttcctcctcatctccttttGCCTCCAGTTGGCTAGCTGGACGCTCATCATCTACTGGTCCCGCCTCCACTGGTCCAACCATCCAATCAGCCGGGCCCTGCAGGCCCATTCCTTGCCCCCCCACTCTGCATGGGGCACTGTGGCAACGAGCATCAACACTGAGTTTAGACGGATAGATAAATTTGCTACCGGGGCTCCTGAAGCTAGGGTTATTATTACTGATACCTGGGTGTTAAAG gtgaCCACCTATCATGTCTATGTGGCGTTACAGAGTGACAGTCATCTGACAGTGACAGAGTCCAGACAACACCAGTTGAGTCCAGACTCAGCCTCACCCACACAGATACTGACTCTGAGAGTGGACAGCATTAACCCTGCTGTTAGACCGTTTGATATCAG GCTGAACTCTACAGAATATGCAGAGCTGAGGGAGAAACTCCACGCTCCCATAAGAAATGCTGCCAACGTTGTGATTCACCAAACTATCAGTGATCTCTTCCTGGAAACATTCAAAGCTCAGGTGGAACTCAATCAGTCCTATACTCTCCCTAGTGGGCAG GACTTGGAGCCTTGTATCGGCTGTATGCAGGTTCCAGCAGGGACCAAGCTGATCAGACTCTGCCGTGAAgatg GTGGTGATAATGACTCTGAGTGCCAGCAGTGTTTCTGCAGACCCATGTGGTGTCTGTCCTGTTTGGGTCGATGGTTTGCCAGCCGTCAGGACCAGCAAAGACCTGAGACCTGGTTGGCCAGCAGAGTCCCCTGCCCCACTTGTAGAGCCAAATTCTGTatactggatgtgtgtgtggttcactga